One part of the Archaeoglobaceae archaeon genome encodes these proteins:
- a CDS encoding radical SAM protein — protein MKALILDGYVDEPSCLGVPPFVSPYPRFLYGLLKHAGISAIYTTIDSFREDYKLKDEIKNFDLLLIIAGIAVPGKYLGGKPLSKNEIFSLNLAKRNILLGPIYLELSRPDITKLEDASIEVIEFPFEERICELFGLKPEFDKFLIAGADVVRQHPEFPSIICEIETYRGCYWAKCSFCIERFQKFRMRDPRAVVSEIKALYDAGVRYFRLGKQTDFFTYLADFKYDVPKPNPDALKQFHSAIWNNCPRIKTLHLDNVNPKTIAEYPEESKEIIKTIATYHTPGNVAAFGLESADEKVIKKNALCATPEEVMKAIELMNRFGAAPGYNGLPLLLPGLNFVIGLKGETKETFEANFEFLKEVLKKGLLLRRINIRQVKIFPGTPMEKEGYGKLIKHKQYFNFFKNRVREEIDNLMLRRILPKGRKITDLKVEIEGKISFARQIATYPILVGLIGEYRKGTFLDARVVDYGYRSVTAVESPLNVNNARPDQLKALIGAKYLEILKRRPFRNLEEIDKIVEEAKLFFVVE, from the coding sequence ATGAAAGCCTTAATTCTGGATGGCTACGTTGACGAACCTTCTTGCTTGGGGGTTCCACCTTTCGTTTCGCCATATCCAAGGTTCTTATACGGTCTGCTAAAGCACGCTGGAATTTCTGCAATTTACACGACAATTGACAGCTTCAGAGAGGACTATAAACTAAAAGATGAAATAAAAAACTTCGATTTACTGCTAATAATCGCAGGAATTGCTGTGCCCGGAAAATATCTTGGCGGAAAGCCCCTAAGCAAAAATGAAATCTTTTCACTGAACTTGGCTAAAAGAAATATTCTTTTAGGACCAATTTACCTTGAATTATCAAGGCCGGACATTACAAAGCTTGAGGATGCTTCGATTGAAGTCATTGAATTCCCCTTTGAAGAGCGAATTTGCGAACTTTTTGGTTTGAAACCCGAGTTCGATAAATTTTTAATAGCCGGTGCAGATGTTGTGAGACAGCATCCGGAATTTCCAAGTATTATATGTGAGATTGAGACATACAGAGGTTGTTATTGGGCTAAGTGTTCGTTTTGCATAGAGAGATTTCAAAAGTTCCGGATGAGAGATCCAAGAGCTGTTGTTTCGGAGATAAAAGCATTATACGATGCCGGAGTTCGATATTTCCGCTTAGGGAAGCAAACCGATTTCTTTACCTATTTAGCAGATTTCAAATACGACGTTCCTAAGCCTAATCCCGATGCATTAAAGCAATTTCATAGTGCTATCTGGAATAACTGTCCGAGAATAAAAACTCTGCATTTGGACAATGTAAATCCAAAAACGATTGCAGAATACCCGGAAGAGTCCAAAGAAATCATCAAAACAATTGCTACCTATCATACCCCTGGAAACGTGGCTGCTTTTGGCTTAGAAAGTGCAGATGAGAAGGTCATTAAAAAGAATGCTCTCTGCGCAACTCCTGAAGAGGTTATGAAGGCAATAGAGCTCATGAACAGATTTGGAGCAGCTCCTGGGTATAACGGACTACCTCTCCTGTTACCGGGCCTAAATTTTGTTATAGGTCTAAAAGGAGAAACTAAAGAGACTTTTGAAGCAAATTTTGAATTTCTAAAGGAAGTTCTGAAAAAGGGGCTTCTTTTGAGAAGAATAAACATAAGACAGGTAAAGATCTTTCCTGGGACTCCAATGGAGAAAGAGGGATATGGAAAACTGATTAAACATAAGCAATACTTTAACTTTTTTAAAAACAGGGTTCGTGAAGAGATTGACAACCTTATGCTCCGAAGGATTTTGCCAAAAGGCAGAAAGATTACAGATCTTAAAGTTGAAATCGAAGGAAAGATAAGCTTTGCAAGACAAATAGCTACTTATCCAATACTTGTAGGACTAATTGGGGAGTATAGAAAGGGAACTTTTTTAGATGCAAGAGTTGTGGATTATGGTTATAGAAGCGTCACAGCGGTTGAGAGTCCGTTAAATGTAAATAATGCCAGGCCAGATCAGTTAAAAGCGTTGATCGGTGCAAAATACTTGGAAATTTTGAAAAGAAGACCTTTCAGAAATTTAGAAGAGATTGATAAAATAGTTGAGGAAGCTAAATTGTTTTTTGTTGTAGAATAA
- a CDS encoding ORC1-type DNA replication protein, protein MNIFNNLLNSTALFKNRDVLRHSYTPENLPHREEQIQQLVELLSPLLKGGIPSNIFIYGKTGTGKTATVKFVIKNLEEISQKVNAKIVVFYLNCEIIDTAYRVLATIARRLGKNVPMTGWPTDQVYEEVKNAIESNDIRMVIVLDEIDKLVKRAEEALYSLTRINSDLSTGRVSLIGISNNLKFKSFLDARILSSLSEEELVFPPYNAEQLEDILKQRAELAFVEGALEDGVIQLCSAIAAQEHGDARKALDLLRVSAEIAEREKDNKVRIKHVRKAVKKIETDYMIETVRTLPLHTKILLYSMTLLAENSDKFTTGEVYCIYKKLCGKVCIEALTQRRVSDLLAELDSLGIINSIVVSKGRYGRTREIKIESDIEALKKALEEDYRLQELKKFEEETKKLLKLGVFDI, encoded by the coding sequence ATGAATATATTTAACAATCTTCTTAACAGCACAGCTTTATTTAAAAATAGAGATGTTCTAAGGCATAGCTACACTCCGGAGAACTTGCCACACCGTGAAGAACAGATACAACAGCTTGTAGAGCTTCTTTCACCTCTTTTAAAGGGAGGAATTCCCTCGAACATCTTTATTTATGGCAAAACTGGCACGGGGAAAACTGCGACTGTAAAATTTGTAATAAAAAATCTTGAAGAGATCAGTCAAAAGGTTAACGCAAAAATAGTGGTTTTTTACCTGAACTGTGAGATAATCGATACTGCCTATCGGGTTCTCGCAACAATCGCGAGAAGGCTTGGGAAAAATGTGCCAATGACGGGTTGGCCAACCGATCAGGTGTATGAAGAAGTAAAGAATGCAATAGAATCCAACGACATAAGGATGGTAATCGTCCTCGACGAGATTGACAAACTCGTAAAAAGAGCTGAAGAAGCCTTGTATAGTCTTACAAGAATAAATTCAGACCTAAGCACTGGAAGAGTTTCATTAATTGGCATTTCGAATAATCTAAAGTTTAAGAGCTTCTTAGATGCGAGAATTTTGAGTTCACTTAGCGAAGAAGAACTCGTTTTTCCGCCTTACAATGCAGAACAACTTGAAGATATACTGAAGCAGAGAGCTGAACTTGCATTCGTTGAAGGTGCACTCGAAGATGGAGTGATTCAGCTGTGTAGCGCTATTGCAGCACAGGAGCATGGAGATGCAAGAAAAGCGCTTGATCTTCTAAGAGTGAGTGCAGAAATAGCTGAAAGAGAAAAAGACAATAAGGTAAGAATAAAGCATGTAAGAAAGGCAGTCAAAAAGATTGAAACAGACTACATGATCGAAACTGTCCGGACCTTACCGCTCCACACAAAGATACTACTTTACAGCATGACTCTTTTAGCCGAAAATTCTGACAAATTCACCACGGGAGAAGTTTACTGCATTTACAAAAAATTATGTGGAAAAGTCTGTATCGAAGCTTTAACTCAGCGCAGAGTCAGTGATCTGCTTGCAGAACTTGATTCTCTCGGAATTATAAACTCAATAGTTGTGTCAAAGGGGAGATATGGAAGGACAAGAGAGATAAAGATAGAATCGGACATAGAAGCGCTTAAAAAGGCACTTGAGGAGGACTACAGGCTACAAGAGCTCAAAAAATTCGAAGAAGAGACGAAAAAACTCCTAAAATTAGGTGTCTTTGATATCTAA
- a CDS encoding TRAM domain-containing protein has protein sequence MLDLKEFGFGKPPVKVGDVREVKIEAVGSEGDGIAKIEGFVVFVPGAKMNDNVKIRITKVLKKYGFAEIVE, from the coding sequence GTGTTAGATTTGAAGGAATTTGGATTTGGAAAACCGCCAGTAAAAGTTGGAGATGTTCGAGAAGTTAAGATTGAGGCAGTTGGTAGTGAAGGAGATGGAATAGCGAAGATAGAAGGTTTCGTAGTTTTCGTGCCCGGAGCTAAAATGAACGACAACGTAAAAATAAGAATTACGAAGGTTCTAAAAAAATATGGGTTTGCAGAAATAGTGGAGTAA